A window of the Lactuca sativa cultivar Salinas chromosome 5, Lsat_Salinas_v11, whole genome shotgun sequence genome harbors these coding sequences:
- the LOC111902898 gene encoding uncharacterized protein LOC111902898, with translation MPDTHALVNDFLNKLKKRKIEGSKTTAKMTAELLRSVISQQRIPNTNQAGALIQAINAIGEQLVSANPVELAVGNIVRRVLHIIREEDLSLTTASIGGLSLQALSDDEDNVDRDDRPVLSAAAVAAAARSTLRAPSLQTLLEDVPHSAAIHQSSSSAGDSEEKTKSTDKNSRSRKLKHNVIETVNDLIQDIATCHELIAEQAVEHIHHNEVILTLGSSGTVIEFLCAAKEKKRNFRVFVAEGAPRYQGHTLAKELVARGLQTTVITDSAVFAMISRVNMVIVGAHAVMANGGVIAPVGLNMVALAAQRHAVPFVVLAGIHKLCPLYPHNPEVLLNELKSPSELLDFGEFSDCIDYGTGTGSPLLHVVNPAFDYVPPNLVSLFITDTGGHNPSYMYRLIADYYSADDLVLQQRPISS, from the exons ATGCCGGACACACATGCCCTAGTTAACGATTTCTTAAACAAACTTAAAAAACG TAAAATCGAGGGTTCAAAGACCACTGCGAAGATGACAGCAGAGCTTCTTCGTTCCGTGATATCACAGCAAAGAATTCCTAACACGAATCAAGCTGGGGCTCTTATTCAGGCCATTAATGCTATTGGAGAACAGCTTGTTTCTGCAAATCCTGTGG AACTTGCTGTTGGTAATATTGTAAGGCGTGTACTACATATCATTAGGGAGGAAGATCTTTCACTCACAACAGCTTCCATTGGTGGATTGAGCTTACAAGCTTTGAGTGATGATGAAGACAATGTTGATAGAGATGATCGACCTGTTCTGTCagctgctgctgttgctgcagcagCTAGAAGCACTCTCAGAGCTCCTTCCTTGCAAACCCTTCTTGAAGATGTCCCTCACTCTGCAGCTATTCATCAATCTTCCTCTTCTGCTGGTGATTCTGAAGAAAAAACCAAAT CTACTGATAAAAATTCAAGGAGCCGAAAGCTCAAGCATAATGTGATTGAGACTGTGAATGATCTTATTCAAGATATTGCCACCTGTCATGAACTGATAGCAGAGCAAGCAGTGGAGCATATTCACCATAA TGAGGTTATATTAACCTTAGGCAGTTCAGGAACTGTAATCGAATTTCTTTGTGCTGCTAAGGAGAAAAAAAGAAACTTTCGTGTTTTTGTAGCAGAAGGTGCTCCAAG ATATCAAGGGCATACTCTTGCAAAGGAACTGGTTGCTAGGGGACTACAAACAACTGTAATCACTGATTCTGCTGTTTTTGCCATGATTTCACGTGTGAACATG GTTATTGTTGGGGCCCATGCTGTGATGGCAAATGGTGGAGTGATAGCTCCTGTTGGGTTAAATATGGTTGCATTAGCAGCTCAAAGACATGCTGTTCCTTTTGTTGTTCTTGCAGGCATTCACAAg TTGTGCCCCTTGTATCCTCACAACCCGGAGGTGTTACTGAATGAGCTCAAGTCCCCATCTGAGTTGCTAGATTTTGGGGAGTTCTCAGATTGCATCGATTATGGCACCGGCACTGGTTCCCCTCTTCTTCATGTTGTAAATCCTGCTTTTGATTATGTACCGCCAAACCTCGTCAGTCTATTTATCACCGACAC gggAGGGCATAATCCATCGTACATGTACCGATTAATTGCAGATTACTACTCTGCTGATGATTTGGTCTTGCAACAGAGGCCTATCTCTTCTTga